CCTGGCCCATCTGGCCGCCGCCAAAAACATTTACCTTGATGTCTATGTTGTTTGCTGCCTGGCCGGCTATTCTTACTGGCTTGCATATTAGAGCCTGCATGTGCGGGTCCTCAATTGTTGTTATTGAATATCTGTTTAGGTATATTTTTCCTGAGCCTTTGGCAATCGTTGCCCTTGCAACAGCCTCCTTTCTTTTGCCCCTTGCCTGCCAGCTTGTAATTTTTTGCTTTTTTGCCTTTGTTGTTTTTGCGACCATAAATCCACCCTATAAACTTTCTTCGCGCAGTTATCCGTGCGCTTAAGCGTTCCATCCAAGCCTTCTGCAAACCTGCCCAAGCGTTGTCGACCTTTCCAGCATCGACCCGTCAATGCCCTTGACGGTCTGTGCATCGCCAAGGCTCATGCCTGCAGGGTATACCTTCAGGTTTTTCATGGCAGCCTTGCCACGTGAGGTTTTTTTTGGCAGCATGCCGCTAATCACCTTGCGAAGCATCAGGTTTGGAAGCCTGGGCCATTTTGGCTTGTGCATCGGGTTTGCCTTGTTCTTGATAGTCCTTCTCTGCGAGTATTTTTCAGTCAGGTATGCAAGGCTTCCTGAAATCACAATCTTGTCGGGGTTGGTTATCGCAACCTTTTCCCCCTTTAGAAGCTCCTTTGCAACCTGTGCGCAAAGCCTTCCCATAATCAGGTTTGTCCCGTCAATTGTTTTCATGCTATCATCCTCTGCTGTTGAACTTTCGGCTTTACTTGATAATCGCCACGCCTGTGCCCTTTGGGTTCTCCTTGAGCAGCTGCCCTATTGTAAGCATCCTTCCCCCCACGCTTTCAATCGCAGCCTTTGCGGCCCCTGAAAATGAAAACGCGGCAACCGTTATCTTATGCTTTAGCGTTCCGGAGCTTAAGACTTTTCCTGGAACCAAAACAGTCTCGCCGGCGTCAGTAAGGTGCGACAGCTTCCCTATGTTTACCGCGGCCCTTTTCCTTTTTGGCGCAGACAATTCATGGGCAACCATCTTATATATCGGAGCAACAGAAGCCTTTGAGAGCTCCTTTACAAGCGTTACCAATTCTATGTTTTCAGGTCCTTTTTTCATATTCCTCACCAGATAAATAACACTATTCTGTCTTCTTTTTTTCTTGCCCCGAATTTTCTCCTATTGCCTCAAATGAACTGACTTGAATCTTGAGATTTCGGGGAAACCATGCAGGGGAAGGGATTTGAACCCTCGTAGACCTAAGTCACCAGCCCCTCAAGCTGGCGCATTTGACCAAGCTCTGCCACCCCTGCAAGAATATGCAGCCAACGCGCTTCTTGCTTTAGGAAGCTCAAACCACATCAATCTTTCTTTCCCGCCTCCACTACAAGCTCCAGCAACTGGTTGCATTTGTCGTTTGCGATTTGCGCGGCCCTTGCCATCATCTCGCGGGCAGGCATCTGCGCGAAAGTCTCTACTTTGAATGCAAATTCACCCTCGCTTACCTGGTTATATGCCACAAGGCCTGGCTGGTGGCGCGAATGCTCCCTGCCTGTCCCTGCCGATGCCTTGCATTCAACCCTAATGCTCTGGCCCTCATCGAGCTTCAGGATTGGAATTTTTGTGTTTGCGACTTTGACGCTGTCGTCATAATTTTTCATGTCCTTGGAATAAACAGTGCACGGGCCGGTGGCGTCAAGCGAGAAGAGGACCTCCTCTTCCTTTACTTTTTGTGGTGTTGTCAGCGGTATGAGCCCAAGCCTGTTTGCAAGATACTCGTCAAACATTGTTGAGCGGTTTTCGTATACGACAACGCTTTTTATCGCGTACACAGGCACCTGACCTATTGCAATCCTTCGCACCATGTTTGCAAACGACACTGTCGACTCCTGCAATTCAAATTCCAGGGTTTTTTCAGTTTCCTTTTTTATCGTGACTTTCATGCAAGACCCTCCAAAATAATTTGTCCAGGCAAAGCTCCAACCCTAAACCCTTCTGCCTCTGTTGCCGCCAGGCCTTTTTGTCGTGTCAGTTGGAATAGGCGTTACATCTTCAATCTTGCCAATCCTTATGCCCATCCTTGCAATAGATCTTACCACTGCCTGCGCTCCTGCGCCGGGAGTCTTGACCCCGTGGCCGCCAGGCGCCCGTATGTAAATATGAACTCCGTTGATGCCTCGGTTTTTCAGCTCGTTGACGACCTTTGAGGCAGCCTGTATTGCCGCATAAGGTTTTCCCTCCTCCCTGTCGGCCTTGACCATCATGCCGCCTGAGCCCTTTGCAACAGTCTCGGCGCCAGATATGTCCGTGACTGTAATTATGGTATCGTTCTTTGAAGAATAGACGTGAGCCACTGCCCATCTCATTTCCCGCGGCCTGTATGCTGGCCTTTCAGGCTGCTGTACTGCTGCCTGGGTTTGGGCCGGAGCCGCAGCTTGCGCCACCGGCTCCTTTTTCTGGACTGTTGTTTCAGCCACTGCCACATCCTTTGCCACTACTGCGGTCTCTTTTGCATCTTGCTTTGCGACCATAATGTTCACCTTTCAAATTTTCCATTTCACGTCCTGACTTTCTCATGCTGCCTGTGGCTGTGCTGGTTCCTGCTGCGCTTGCTCCGGCTGCTTTTGTGCCGCAGCCTTTTGCTCATTGCCCCTTGGGGTTATGTCAATTTTTTTGTAAAGCGCTATGCTTGCCTCAAGTGACTTTGGAATCATATAACTTGGGGCCGTAGTCCTCCTTCCGTTGACTGCGATAAACCCGTGGGTAATCAGCTGCCTTGCCTGCTTTGCGCTTCTTGCCAGCCCCAGCTTGAGCACCCTTGTCTGCAGCCTTCGCTCCAAAAAGTCCCTCACTGTAAGCGTAAGTATCTGCTCTGCGCTTGTAACATCCTTTCCAATGCCAAGCCTCTGGAGTTTGAGGAGAACCTGCTGTGAATTTTTCTGTCCCTCTCCTCCAAGCGAAAGAAGCCTTCGAGCCTCACGCCTCAGCTGCTTTAGGGAAGCCAGCGCAACCCAAAGTTCCCTGGTGTTTTTAAGCCCGTATTCTCCTATCAGCTTTGACTCTTCCTTAATGCGCGTTTCATCCCAAATCTTCCTTGGGGTTTCATGCTTGCTTTTCAGTTTTCTCGGGTCTCCCATTGTTTCACCTTATTTTTTAGGCTCTTGCTTTGCAGCTGCCGGACTTGGCGCAGCCGTAGCTTTAGGGGCAGCTGGTTTTGCAGCCGCTCCGGCCTGTGTTGCTGGCGCAGCCGCTCCAGGTGCCGCTGCACCGGGCGCAGCCGCTGCGCCTCCCATCTTTGCCATGACAGACTTTCTAAGCACACCTACCGACATGCCGGTCCTTCCTGTTGTCCTGGAGTGTTGGCCCCTTACTTTTTGGCCATAAGCGTGCCTGTAGCCCTTCCAGGTATAAATCTCCTTTTCGTGCTCAATGTCCTGTGCAATTGCAAATGTCAGGTCAGTTCCAATCAGGTGCCTGTTTGCCCCGCTTATCCTGTCCTTCCTCCTGTTCAGCAAATATGCTGGCAGCCCAAAATCCATCGGGTGCGTAATTACGTTTTCAAGAGCTTGCATCTCCTGCTCAGTAAGCTCGCCAATCAGCGTGGTTGGGGGCATCTTAAGTGCATCCAATACTGCTTTTGCAAGCGGCCTGCCGCTGTTGAATCCAATGCCCTTGACTTTTGTGATTGCAACAGAAAGCGGCGTGTTTCCCCTCATGTCCTTTCCTGAAATCCTGACAATGCCCTTGAGCTCCCTGCCTGAAGGGGCAACAGTTGGCATGGCCATCTGTTTTTCCTGCGGCCTTCCCTTTGACTTGGACATCTTTGGGGCTTCCTGCGCTTTCTGTTCAGTTTTTTCCTGCTTGTTTTCCGCCATTTCCTCACCAACGCTTTGAATCGTTATTCACGCCCTGCCTGCCTTTATTCCACTCTCTCAGTTTCAATCATGACGCCGGGAATGGGATTTGAACCCATAATCCCTTGCGGGAATACGCTGGCTGGCTAATCGGCGCTTTGCTTCCAATCCCCGACATTTCCTTCCAGGCGTACGCACTACCAGGTTATGCGATCCCGGCAAACCAATGCCATCGCATTCTCGCGCATTTCCTTTGCATTTATTTTTTCATCGCCCCGCAGGCTTTTGGGTAAATACCCTTCTTCATAACCACTGAGTCTGTCCTCACGGCGACTCCTGCAGAATTGTGCAAAATCTGGCTGCTTGCCATCGAGGCAATCCCAAAGCCCACCAATTCACCTTTGAGGGTCTTGATGGCAACCTCTTCCCCGGCCATTATGCCCTCGTCGGCTGCGGCAACACCCGGAACGCAAAGGGCGGCGCCGCTGCAAACCGAGTCAACCGCGGAGTCTTTGACGACTACCGATTTTGCGCCAATCACCGATTCGGGGGTCCTTACAAGGGCCCTTATCGCATCTTCCCTGCCATGCTGCCGGTACTCCCAATAAGCGTCACTAAGCAGCTGCAGCGTGCAGCAATCCTGCTCCGTGATATTGCCAACGGAAATACGGCGAAGCTCATGAAGCTGCGCGCCGCCGATTTCTTTTCCCATGTCAGAACACAAGGTTCTGATATATGTGCCAGCCTGGCACCCTACTTGAAATAGGTAGTCGTTAACCTCATATTCTGCCAGATTAAGGTAATAAACCTTCCTATCCCGCATTCTCTTTCTCACCGCCGACATTTTTGGCGGGATTTGCTTAATGGTGCCGGTAAATTTTTCAAACAATTTTGATATGGATTTTGCATCAATGCATTTTTTTGTGCGCATTATTCCAACATACTCTTTTTTGTCATGGGCCAGATGTCCGATTATGCGGGTTCCAGTGCCTATCCCAACCGGAAGAACCCCAGAAACTTCGGGGTCAAGCGTCCCGGGATGGCCCGCCTTTCCGGCTCCGAGGATTTTTTTCACATACGCACTAATCTCATGGCTCGAGTGCCCGCACGGCTTGTCAACATAAACAATTCCGCACTCAAGCAGCTGCTCAACACTTCGCTGCTGCGGTGGTTTTCCAAACGCCGGGTCTGTCTGCTGGTGCGGCTTGGTTATCATTGCTCCACTTTCCTTGCCCCATTTTTCGTTTTATGCAAGGCAAGCCGTCATGCGGAGAGTTCCTTGCCTATGGCCGCGTCGCTTGTGTCTGACAGGACCTTTTGCGTCGGCTCAAGATGCCTTATTGAGCACCTTGCCTGCTTTTTTGAGCCTTGCACAAGCACCTGAACAAAATTCCTGTCCATTATTTTGATCACAACTGCCTTTTTTCCACTCCGCCTTCCAGCAGTCTTAATGCATACCCTGCCTACTTCAATTGCCGGCATAAATCTCACCTTTTCAAAACAAATCCTGTTTATTTTACATTTGCCGGGGCTTCATGTTTTCCCGGCCTTTTTTCCATGCTTTCTGCGGCGTCAACAATCGTTGTGGCCATCTGCCCTATCGTCATGACACTTGAATTGAGCTGCAGGCCAAATATCGACCTGTCGTCAATGTCTATCCCATAAAGCTTCAGGTACCTTTCACGGTTGTCGGCATCCCTTTTTTTCACATGCTCAAGTGCTTGCTTGGCACCCATCTTGTCCCTGTTTGCAATCCTCATTGCCCGTGTTGCGTCGTCGGCCTCAAGCCATACCCTCAAGTCAGCATCCTTGACGACCCAGGGCCCAAGCCAGGTGAC
This portion of the Candidatus Parvarchaeota archaeon genome encodes:
- a CDS encoding 30S ribosomal protein S4, with the protein product MGDPRKLKSKHETPRKIWDETRIKEESKLIGEYGLKNTRELWVALASLKQLRREARRLLSLGGEGQKNSQQVLLKLQRLGIGKDVTSAEQILTLTVRDFLERRLQTRVLKLGLARSAKQARQLITHGFIAVNGRRTTAPSYMIPKSLEASIALYKKIDITPRGNEQKAAAQKQPEQAQQEPAQPQAA
- a CDS encoding cytidylate kinase (catalyzes the formation of (d)CDP from ATP and (d)CMP) yields the protein MYTARNGGKLIIAISGKSGAGKNSVGEEVARLLGYKVVSFSFKQEAQKAGFGLMEYQKLASKDKSIDTDLDRRIAAEASAGNCVVVTWLGPWVVKDADLRVWLEADDATRAMRIANRDKMGAKQALEHVKKRDADNRERYLKLYGIDIDDRSIFGLQLNSSVMTIGQMATTIVDAAESMEKRPGKHEAPANVK
- a CDS encoding 50S ribosomal protein L18e codes for the protein MKKGPENIELVTLVKELSKASVAPIYKMVAHELSAPKRKRAAVNIGKLSHLTDAGETVLVPGKVLSSGTLKHKITVAAFSFSGAAKAAIESVGGRMLTIGQLLKENPKGTGVAIIK
- the rpsI gene encoding 30S ribosomal protein S9, producing the protein MVAKTTKAKKQKITSWQARGKRKEAVARATIAKGSGKIYLNRYSITTIEDPHMQALICKPVRIAGQAANNIDIKVNVFGGGQMGQAQAAATAIARAILKYSNDDPSLKAKYSEYDRSLVVEDSRRVEPKKYKGPKARARFQKSYR
- a CDS encoding DNA-directed RNA polymerase subunit D, whose amino-acid sequence is MKVTIKKETEKTLEFELQESTVSFANMVRRIAIGQVPVYAIKSVVVYENRSTMFDEYLANRLGLIPLTTPQKVKEEEVLFSLDATGPCTVYSKDMKNYDDSVKVANTKIPILKLDEGQSIRVECKASAGTGREHSRHQPGLVAYNQVSEGEFAFKVETFAQMPAREMMARAAQIANDKCNQLLELVVEAGKKD
- the rplM gene encoding 50S ribosomal protein L13; protein product: MKTIDGTNLIMGRLCAQVAKELLKGEKVAITNPDKIVISGSLAYLTEKYSQRRTIKNKANPMHKPKWPRLPNLMLRKVISGMLPKKTSRGKAAMKNLKVYPAGMSLGDAQTVKGIDGSMLERSTTLGQVCRRLGWNA
- a CDS encoding 30S ribosomal protein S11, with the protein product MVAKQDAKETAVVAKDVAVAETTVQKKEPVAQAAAPAQTQAAVQQPERPAYRPREMRWAVAHVYSSKNDTIITVTDISGAETVAKGSGGMMVKADREEGKPYAAIQAASKVVNELKNRGINGVHIYIRAPGGHGVKTPGAGAQAVVRSIARMGIRIGKIEDVTPIPTDTTKRPGGNRGRRV
- a CDS encoding 30S ribosomal protein S13, yielding MPTVAPSGRELKGIVRISGKDMRGNTPLSVAITKVKGIGFNSGRPLAKAVLDALKMPPTTLIGELTEQEMQALENVITHPMDFGLPAYLLNRRKDRISGANRHLIGTDLTFAIAQDIEHEKEIYTWKGYRHAYGQKVRGQHSRTTGRTGMSVGVLRKSVMAKMGGAAAAPGAAAPGAAAPATQAGAAAKPAAPKATAAPSPAAAKQEPKK
- a CDS encoding RNA-guided pseudouridylation complex pseudouridine synthase subunit Cbf5, with translation MITKPHQQTDPAFGKPPQQRSVEQLLECGIVYVDKPCGHSSHEISAYVKKILGAGKAGHPGTLDPEVSGVLPVGIGTGTRIIGHLAHDKKEYVGIMRTKKCIDAKSISKLFEKFTGTIKQIPPKMSAVRKRMRDRKVYYLNLAEYEVNDYLFQVGCQAGTYIRTLCSDMGKEIGGAQLHELRRISVGNITEQDCCTLQLLSDAYWEYRQHGREDAIRALVRTPESVIGAKSVVVKDSAVDSVCSGAALCVPGVAAADEGIMAGEEVAIKTLKGELVGFGIASMASSQILHNSAGVAVRTDSVVMKKGIYPKACGAMKK
- a CDS encoding 50S ribosomal protein L14e, with amino-acid sequence MPAIEVGRVCIKTAGRRSGKKAVVIKIMDRNFVQVLVQGSKKQARCSIRHLEPTQKVLSDTSDAAIGKELSA